The following coding sequences are from one Candidatus Thorarchaeota archaeon window:
- a CDS encoding GNAT family N-acetyltransferase: MPDRVLELESVSHRAWPAEEVSVLGGWLLRATRGVTRRANSVLPVEDPNTENLDDALSQVREFYMHRGLPVYFQMTEASKPDGLDSFLSERGLKRELVVDVQTSPIGRLSLGPIEVETRLDSEMSASWLALYGAAAHYDAAQLKVRGEIMQRVQQDKVFVTALVDGDEAGVCFGVLDGTYLGIFSLVIMEQYRRRGAATSMNRALARWAADRGAQTAYLQVEQNNAIAKRLYASLGFSTLYSYWYRTETTQLHSC; the protein is encoded by the coding sequence TTGCCAGACCGAGTCCTGGAGCTAGAGTCAGTTTCACATCGAGCGTGGCCTGCCGAAGAGGTGTCTGTTCTTGGTGGCTGGCTGCTGCGCGCAACCCGCGGCGTCACACGACGAGCCAACAGTGTCCTTCCCGTCGAAGACCCCAATACCGAGAACCTTGACGATGCGCTGAGTCAGGTCCGTGAGTTCTACATGCATCGTGGTCTGCCGGTGTACTTTCAGATGACCGAGGCATCCAAGCCTGATGGTTTGGACTCTTTCCTCTCCGAGAGGGGGCTCAAGAGAGAACTCGTAGTCGATGTACAGACTTCGCCTATCGGTCGTTTGTCGCTTGGGCCCATTGAGGTCGAAACCCGGCTGGACTCGGAGATGTCGGCATCTTGGCTGGCCCTATATGGAGCGGCTGCCCACTATGATGCCGCTCAGCTGAAGGTCCGCGGGGAGATAATGCAGCGAGTGCAGCAAGACAAGGTGTTCGTCACCGCTCTGGTGGATGGCGATGAGGCCGGAGTGTGTTTCGGTGTTCTTGACGGGACCTATCTTGGTATCTTCTCTCTGGTCATCATGGAACAATATCGCCGCAGAGGTGCTGCAACCAGCATGAACCGGGCATTGGCAAGGTGGGCCGCAGACCGAGGCGCGCAGACAGCGTACCTTCAGGTCGAGCAGAACAACGCCATCGCAAAGCGCCTGTATGCGTCTCTAGGTTTCAGTACTCTATACAGCTACTGGTATCGGACTGAGACGACGCAGTTGCATAGCTGCTGA